Proteins encoded together in one Pseudobacteroides sp. window:
- the yneA gene encoding cell division suppressor protein YneA → MKKKYTLKNKKRFFTFLFLILGIMITFVFADISYGIKKKEYKLIEIKYGDTLWDIADRYRGSIEIRKFLYEIKKANSLDSSEIYTGDTLKIPVAG, encoded by the coding sequence ATGAAGAAAAAATATACTTTAAAAAATAAAAAAAGATTTTTTACATTTTTATTTTTAATTTTAGGTATTATGATTACTTTTGTTTTTGCCGATATATCGTATGGAATTAAGAAAAAAGAATATAAGTTGATAGAAATAAAATATGGTGATACCCTATGGGATATCGCGGACCGTTATAGGGGTAGCATTGAAATACGTAAATTTTTATATGAAATTAAAAAAGCTAATAGCCTTGACTCAAGCGAAATATACACAGGAGATACGCTAAAAATTCCTGTTGCAGGATAA
- the hfq gene encoding RNA chaperone Hfq — MNKNNINLQDVFLNQVRKEHIAVTIYLTNGFQLKGMVKGFDNFTVVLDSDGRQQLVYKHAISTISPMKLVNLIFNDNREQ, encoded by the coding sequence GTGAACAAGAATAATATTAATTTACAAGATGTTTTTTTAAATCAGGTTAGAAAAGAGCATATTGCTGTAACAATCTACCTGACAAATGGTTTTCAGTTAAAAGGTATGGTAAAAGGTTTTGATAATTTTACAGTAGTTTTGGATAGCGATGGAAGACAACAGCTTGTTTACAAGCATGCTATATCAACTATAAGTCCTATGAAACTTGTAAATCTTATATTTAATGATAACAGAGAACAGTAA
- the mutS gene encoding DNA mismatch repair protein MutS, producing MATLTPMMQQYIDIKERYDDCILFFRLGDFYEMFFKDAQTASRELEITLTGRDCGQEEKAPMCGVPFHSAEGYIARLVNKGYKVAICEQVEDPAVAKGIVKRDVVRVVTPGTVIDSSMLDERKNNYLLSIYKSKDYFGIAAVDITTGEFSATSVSWGNTIQKMMDEIAKYSPSEIIANRELCENKTIMSVIKNRFNSFVTCLGDESFSREKAEDKFCDKLGEKCAGDSFNLPLIASGALLQYIEQTQKVSLHHIQDINLYRIEEFMVLDMSTRRNLELSETMREKSKKGTLLWALDKTMTSMGGRTIRRWVEQPLLNTSDINERLFAVSELKEKFMFRVEIRELLKRVYDIERLMGKVILGNVNCRDLVSLKNSMGQIPYIKELLKDFSASLIERKNNEIDLLQDVYELIENAIADEPPVSVKEGGIIKTGYNEEVDKYRNATTEGKTWIAALETSEREKTGIKNLKVGFNKVFGYFIEVTKSYFSLVPESYIRKQTLANCERYITPVLKEIEDTILGAEEKVVDLEYKLFLEVKDKIAGEIERIKRTANAIAEIDVLCSFAEVADRESYCFPVVDNGEKIEIVDGRHPVVEKMLEQGYFVPNDVNLDMSENRLAIITGPNMAGKSTYMRQTALIVLMAQIGSFVPAKSAKVGVVDRIFTRVGASDDLSAGQSTFMVEMSEMANILINATNKSLLILDEIGRGTSTFDGLSIAWAVIEYICDKNKLGSRTLFATHYHELTELEGKIGGIKNYCISVMEKGEDIVFLRKIIRGGADDSYGIQVARLAGLPQAVLSRAKEILKELEDADINKKEMRIRKKNLPIDGQMNLFSVKPENKGFQEVIEELKTVDVSALTPLDALNVIYKLQQKLRNS from the coding sequence ATGGCAACACTTACACCAATGATGCAGCAATACATTGATATCAAGGAAAGGTATGATGACTGCATTCTGTTTTTCAGGCTAGGGGATTTCTATGAAATGTTTTTCAAGGATGCCCAAACAGCTTCCAGAGAGCTGGAAATAACTCTTACAGGAAGAGATTGTGGGCAGGAGGAAAAGGCACCGATGTGTGGAGTGCCTTTTCATTCTGCTGAAGGCTATATTGCAAGGCTTGTCAATAAGGGATATAAGGTTGCAATATGTGAGCAGGTTGAAGACCCGGCTGTTGCAAAGGGTATAGTTAAAAGGGATGTTGTCAGGGTAGTTACTCCCGGTACTGTGATAGACTCTTCAATGCTTGATGAGAGGAAGAATAATTACCTTTTGTCGATATATAAAAGCAAAGATTATTTCGGTATCGCTGCGGTTGACATAACGACAGGAGAATTTTCAGCTACTTCAGTTAGTTGGGGTAATACCATTCAAAAAATGATGGATGAAATCGCAAAATACTCGCCCTCTGAAATTATTGCCAATAGAGAGTTGTGTGAGAATAAAACAATCATGTCCGTTATTAAAAACAGGTTTAATTCCTTTGTAACATGCCTTGGTGATGAAAGCTTTTCAAGGGAAAAAGCTGAGGATAAGTTTTGCGACAAATTGGGTGAGAAATGTGCCGGAGATTCTTTCAACCTTCCTCTTATTGCTTCTGGAGCACTTTTGCAGTACATAGAGCAGACCCAGAAAGTAAGTCTTCACCATATACAGGATATAAATCTGTACAGGATAGAAGAGTTTATGGTATTGGACATGTCTACAAGACGAAACCTTGAGCTTTCCGAGACAATGAGGGAAAAGTCCAAAAAAGGAACTCTCCTGTGGGCTTTGGACAAAACAATGACATCAATGGGAGGCAGAACAATAAGAAGATGGGTAGAGCAGCCTCTTCTTAACACATCCGATATAAATGAACGACTTTTTGCTGTCAGTGAATTAAAAGAAAAGTTCATGTTTAGGGTGGAAATAAGGGAGCTTTTAAAAAGGGTATATGACATTGAAAGGCTTATGGGAAAGGTCATTCTAGGAAATGTAAACTGCAGAGACCTTGTTTCCTTGAAAAATTCAATGGGGCAGATACCGTATATTAAAGAGCTTCTCAAAGATTTTTCAGCATCCTTGATCGAAAGAAAAAATAATGAAATTGATCTTCTTCAAGATGTTTATGAACTTATTGAAAATGCCATTGCTGATGAGCCGCCAGTATCAGTTAAGGAAGGCGGTATAATCAAAACAGGTTATAATGAAGAGGTTGACAAATACAGGAATGCAACTACCGAAGGTAAAACATGGATTGCAGCTTTGGAAACAAGCGAAAGGGAAAAGACAGGTATAAAAAACCTGAAGGTTGGATTTAATAAGGTTTTCGGATATTTCATAGAGGTTACAAAATCATACTTTTCATTGGTGCCTGAAAGCTATATAAGAAAACAAACCCTGGCAAACTGTGAGAGGTATATTACCCCTGTGCTTAAAGAAATAGAGGACACCATATTAGGTGCGGAGGAAAAGGTTGTAGACCTTGAGTACAAGCTGTTTCTTGAGGTTAAGGACAAAATAGCAGGGGAGATAGAAAGAATAAAAAGGACAGCTAATGCAATTGCGGAAATAGATGTATTATGTTCATTTGCAGAAGTGGCTGACAGAGAGTCCTACTGTTTTCCTGTCGTTGACAATGGTGAGAAAATAGAAATAGTTGACGGAAGACATCCTGTGGTGGAAAAAATGCTTGAGCAGGGCTATTTTGTGCCAAATGATGTTAATCTTGACATGTCGGAAAACAGGCTGGCCATTATCACAGGACCTAATATGGCGGGTAAATCAACCTACATGAGGCAGACAGCTTTGATTGTTCTTATGGCCCAGATAGGAAGCTTCGTGCCTGCCAAGAGTGCAAAAGTAGGTGTGGTTGACAGGATATTTACAAGGGTTGGTGCATCGGATGACCTCTCTGCCGGACAAAGTACATTTATGGTAGAAATGTCTGAGATGGCAAATATACTCATAAATGCGACAAATAAAAGCCTTTTGATTCTAGATGAGATTGGAAGAGGGACAAGCACTTTTGACGGTCTTAGCATCGCATGGGCTGTTATCGAATATATATGCGATAAAAACAAGCTTGGAAGCAGGACACTTTTTGCAACACATTACCATGAGCTTACAGAGCTGGAAGGTAAGATTGGAGGCATAAAGAACTACTGCATTTCTGTTATGGAAAAAGGCGAGGATATCGTATTTTTAAGGAAGATAATAAGGGGTGGTGCCGATGACAGTTACGGCATTCAGGTGGCAAGGCTTGCGGGATTGCCTCAGGCTGTTTTAAGCCGTGCAAAGGAGATTTTAAAAGAGCTGGAAGATGCAGATATAAACAAAAAAGAAATGAGGATCAGAAAAAAGAATCTGCCTATTGACGGGCAAATGAATTTGTTTTCGGTTAAGCCTGAAAACAAGGGTTTCCAGGAGGTTATTGAGGAGTTAAAAACCGTTGATGTAAGTGCTTTGACTCCTTTAGATGCACTTAATGTAATCTATAAACTCCAACAAAAGCTCAGGAATTCTTGA
- a CDS encoding YlbF family regulator gives MDIIDMAKELGNMLKESQQMVSLKKSEEVLMQDEKGKGLLNDLYMLQQEMSNAMSETTDRDILEDIQKRYSLKQDEVLAYDATRAYFEAKGNFDGLMKKINDVILYSITGQEPCSDDNCSSCGCGCGH, from the coding sequence ATGGATATTATTGATATGGCTAAAGAACTAGGAAATATGCTCAAGGAGTCGCAGCAAATGGTAAGTTTAAAAAAATCCGAAGAGGTGCTGATGCAGGATGAAAAAGGCAAGGGTCTTCTAAATGATCTGTACATGCTGCAGCAGGAGATGTCCAATGCAATGAGTGAAACAACCGATAGAGACATTCTTGAAGATATACAAAAGAGGTATTCCCTAAAGCAAGATGAGGTGCTTGCTTATGACGCGACAAGGGCATATTTCGAAGCAAAAGGCAACTTTGACGGTCTTATGAAGAAAATAAACGATGTGATATTGTACAGTATTACAGGTCAGGAGCCATGTTCAGATGACAACTGTTCATCCTGTGGATGCGGATGCGGACATTAA
- a CDS encoding S-layer homology domain-containing protein produces the protein MVLKSKLSAILSFIIVFSSLAVPYINVNANSNSQFILESDRTSIKIGDTVKVSLRIKDFPSFAGYQANINYDPTVLKPAYSDGTYYDGTSTPETGDILQKRYSPTDMGAHNLDKGNLTFGRTYMNMASYEASGNPESSGTLAYIYFEVLKTANTEIKLENAASLTNAVSGTMAFDWKGAQFSDYTVLGAVSLTGQVSSQTPTVAATPTASNNVTPTRSAVTGTSTPTNPNRTVTPTAVSNTPAPTKKIDIVTYIPAVIVEDLAISISADKKIYNEGSVITYTIKYKNRTNETAVGAEISADISDFTSFVSGANGSMEDGKIKWNIGNIASNKSGELKYAVKVLPLDKAEEEISTTASISVLLGSEEIAQSTVRVLATSNKFGEVSHKKYIKGYPDNTFKPTKEITRAEAAVMFCNILGIDVSGNNDQVFDDVESDHWAAPYINAVNNAGIFKGVSDGKFVPNGMITRAEMATAIARFLSLSEAEPIEVHFKDISNHWALKYIEEIYRVKITNGYKDGRFLPNNKIKRGEAVTMLNNMLLRGPLTGVPSTFDDVGYDYWAIGHIEEAANDHTSTRSSNGDEAA, from the coding sequence ATGGTGTTAAAAAGTAAATTATCTGCAATTCTTTCGTTTATTATTGTTTTTAGTAGTCTTGCTGTGCCTTACATCAATGTAAATGCAAACAGTAATTCGCAGTTTATACTCGAATCGGATCGGACAAGTATAAAAATTGGGGATACCGTTAAGGTTTCTTTAAGGATAAAAGATTTTCCATCTTTTGCGGGTTATCAAGCAAATATCAACTATGACCCTACTGTCCTCAAGCCCGCTTACTCTGATGGAACTTACTATGATGGTACATCCACACCGGAGACAGGTGATATATTACAAAAAAGGTATTCTCCTACTGATATGGGAGCTCACAATCTGGATAAGGGAAACCTTACTTTTGGAAGAACCTACATGAATATGGCGAGCTATGAAGCTTCCGGAAATCCAGAAAGCTCAGGAACTTTAGCATATATTTATTTTGAGGTTCTGAAAACAGCAAACACAGAAATAAAATTGGAAAATGCCGCATCATTAACAAATGCAGTTAGCGGAACTATGGCTTTTGATTGGAAGGGAGCACAGTTTAGCGATTATACCGTTTTAGGGGCTGTATCACTGACGGGGCAAGTATCATCCCAGACCCCAACAGTTGCTGCGACCCCAACAGCTTCTAATAATGTTACACCCACAAGGTCAGCGGTTACTGGCACCAGTACACCAACAAATCCAAATAGAACGGTGACGCCTACAGCGGTTTCAAATACGCCTGCACCCACAAAAAAGATAGACATTGTTACATATATACCTGCAGTAATTGTAGAGGATCTGGCAATTTCTATAAGTGCAGATAAAAAGATATACAATGAGGGCAGTGTTATAACATATACAATAAAGTATAAAAACAGAACAAATGAGACTGCGGTAGGTGCTGAAATATCAGCAGACATATCGGATTTTACATCATTTGTAAGCGGGGCAAACGGTAGTATGGAGGATGGCAAAATCAAATGGAATATTGGAAATATTGCTTCCAACAAATCAGGTGAGCTTAAGTATGCAGTAAAGGTATTACCCCTAGACAAAGCTGAAGAGGAAATATCCACTACTGCAAGCATAAGCGTCTTACTTGGCTCGGAAGAGATAGCCCAATCAACGGTTAGAGTTTTGGCTACATCCAATAAGTTCGGAGAGGTTTCCCATAAAAAGTATATAAAAGGCTATCCTGATAACACATTTAAACCAACTAAGGAAATAACCAGGGCTGAAGCGGCTGTTATGTTCTGCAACATACTGGGTATTGATGTATCAGGCAATAACGACCAGGTTTTTGATGATGTAGAGAGTGACCATTGGGCAGCACCATACATAAACGCTGTGAACAATGCAGGCATTTTTAAAGGTGTCAGTGACGGCAAATTTGTTCCTAACGGTATGATAACAAGAGCAGAAATGGCAACTGCCATAGCAAGATTCTTAAGCCTAAGTGAGGCAGAGCCAATAGAGGTTCACTTTAAAGATATTTCTAATCACTGGGCGTTAAAGTATATTGAAGAAATTTACAGGGTAAAGATAACAAACGGATATAAGGACGGTAGGTTTTTACCCAATAATAAAATCAAAAGAGGAGAAGCAGTAACAATGCTTAACAATATGTTGCTGAGAGGCCCGTTGACTGGAGTCCCTTCAACCTTTGACGATGTAGGGTATGATTACTGGGCAATAGGACATATAGAGGAAGCTGCCAACGATCATACAAGCACCAGAAGTTCAAATGGAGATGAGGCTGCTTAG
- a CDS encoding EFR1 family ferrodoxin (N-terminal region resembles flavodoxins. C-terminal ferrodoxin region binds two 4Fe-4S clusters.): protein MQKTVGVFYFSGTGNTEIVVNLLGNEILKSGNKIEIIRIEDILKDNVYFDVNNYDLIGICYPIHAFNAPGIVYDFIKKLPRVKDKYTFIIKNAGSNFLQGGSTKIIKNKLIAKGFDLFNESLVLMPSNIFTKYPDELSKQLYLTAIKKVNRVVREILNGKMRRQKNSVFLTLFTGVASFFEGVGVPLFGRDLKVSSNCVSCSKCVKNCPRGNIRMEGLKVKFGWKCMGCLRCIYRCPNGSIKPTIFKFAVFKDGYNLQSIIENSEIKGEYITPGTKGKYKEFYNYIFNED from the coding sequence GTGCAGAAGACTGTGGGTGTATTCTACTTTTCGGGTACTGGAAATACTGAAATAGTTGTTAACTTGCTGGGAAATGAAATTTTAAAAAGCGGTAATAAAATAGAAATAATTAGAATAGAAGACATTTTAAAGGATAATGTATATTTTGATGTAAACAATTACGATTTGATTGGTATATGTTATCCAATACATGCTTTTAATGCTCCCGGCATAGTATATGATTTTATCAAAAAGCTTCCGAGGGTTAAAGATAAGTATACCTTTATTATAAAGAACGCGGGATCCAACTTTCTTCAAGGAGGATCAACAAAGATTATAAAAAACAAACTAATTGCAAAGGGATTTGATCTATTTAATGAAAGCTTAGTGCTAATGCCAAGTAATATATTCACAAAATATCCGGATGAGCTTTCAAAACAGTTGTATCTTACAGCTATAAAGAAAGTAAACAGGGTTGTAAGAGAAATATTAAATGGAAAGATGAGGAGACAGAAAAACTCAGTCTTTCTCACTCTATTTACTGGGGTAGCAAGCTTTTTTGAAGGAGTTGGAGTACCTTTATTCGGAAGGGACTTGAAGGTAAGCAGTAATTGTGTCAGCTGCAGCAAATGTGTAAAGAATTGCCCTCGTGGCAATATAAGAATGGAAGGTTTGAAGGTTAAGTTCGGATGGAAATGTATGGGATGCTTGCGTTGTATATACAGATGCCCTAATGGGTCTATAAAACCTACTATTTTTAAATTTGCTGTATTTAAAGACGGGTACAACCTTCAGAGCATAATAGAAAACTCTGAGATAAAAGGGGAATATATAACTCCCGGGACAAAGGGTAAATATAAAGAATTCTACAATTACATTTTTAATGAAGACTAA
- the lexA gene encoding transcriptional repressor LexA, producing MHEKQNENQKKILDFINKEVAEKGYPPSVREICKAVGLKSTSTVHGYLEKLSKTGQIQKTPTKPRALKIVGSKNASTQKNDKGYYTVKEMVDVPIVGKVTAGQPILAVQNVEDTFPLPVDFVQNSTAFMLKVQGDSMIEVGIFDKDLVLVKQQATANNGDIVVALIGDEATVKTFYKENGYVRLQPENKYLEPIIVRENLSILGKVIGVFRKL from the coding sequence ATGCATGAGAAGCAGAATGAAAATCAAAAGAAAATTCTAGATTTTATAAACAAGGAAGTGGCTGAAAAGGGTTATCCCCCCTCAGTTCGAGAAATATGCAAAGCCGTAGGCTTAAAGTCAACATCAACGGTTCACGGATACCTAGAAAAGCTCAGTAAAACCGGTCAAATCCAAAAGACCCCCACAAAACCGCGAGCTTTGAAGATAGTAGGCTCCAAAAATGCAAGCACGCAAAAGAATGACAAGGGGTATTATACAGTAAAAGAAATGGTTGATGTTCCTATTGTCGGTAAGGTAACAGCCGGCCAGCCAATTTTAGCTGTTCAAAATGTGGAGGACACTTTTCCATTACCAGTAGACTTTGTGCAAAATTCAACCGCTTTTATGCTAAAGGTACAGGGTGACAGTATGATTGAGGTGGGTATATTCGACAAGGACCTTGTTTTAGTAAAGCAGCAGGCTACAGCTAATAACGGGGATATAGTGGTGGCACTGATTGGTGATGAAGCTACAGTAAAAACATTTTATAAGGAAAATGGATATGTTCGGCTCCAGCCTGAGAATAAATACTTAGAGCCTATAATTGTAAGAGAAAACTTGAGTATTTTAGGAAAGGTTATTGGTGTTTTCAGAAAACTTTAA
- a CDS encoding PilZ domain-containing protein: protein MAGYNLDDKTGLLGVFTKASLKVIKVSSDIDMKHYNVYNDLVATVESVSDPIIKLTLKENVKDLILAPRDIIVLSYNSSNEVYLLSASIVSIDDDEPIQFTVSILKIEKLKDLRKAERFFISKAAHVKVQGILDPIFGIATNISVSGVKIVCNINLILDDVMEITIALDKNEKVVFRGKIVRKNKIMDLYEYGFEIYEISEVNRRNLHHYVNKFKFGNP from the coding sequence ATGGCAGGATATAATCTTGATGATAAGACTGGATTGCTGGGCGTATTTACGAAGGCCAGTCTAAAAGTTATTAAGGTAAGCAGTGACATAGATATGAAGCATTATAATGTCTATAATGATCTAGTAGCAACTGTAGAGTCTGTCAGTGATCCAATAATAAAGCTTACTTTAAAGGAAAATGTAAAGGACCTGATATTAGCACCGCGTGATATTATTGTTTTAAGCTATAATAGCTCTAATGAGGTTTATTTGCTTAGTGCCAGCATAGTATCTATTGATGATGACGAACCTATACAGTTTACAGTATCAATCTTAAAAATTGAAAAACTCAAGGACTTAAGAAAAGCAGAAAGGTTTTTTATTAGTAAGGCTGCACATGTTAAGGTTCAGGGAATACTTGATCCCATATTCGGCATCGCTACTAATATTAGTGTATCCGGGGTAAAAATTGTTTGTAATATCAACTTGATACTTGATGATGTTATGGAAATTACTATTGCACTGGATAAAAATGAAAAAGTTGTTTTCAGAGGCAAAATAGTGAGAAAGAATAAAATAATGGACTTATATGAGTATGGTTTTGAGATTTATGAGATATCGGAAGTCAATAGGAGAAATTTGCACCATTATGTAAATAAATTCAAGTTCGGGAATCCTTAG
- the mutL gene encoding DNA mismatch repair endonuclease MutL, which yields MGKIVLLDENTSNKIAAGEVVERPASVIKELVENSIDAGADNIVVEAKNGGISLMRVTDNGSGIEDDDVEIAFERHATSKIRSSNDLESIGTLGFRGEALASIASVSVVELTTRTRANQYGIYVRVEGGTVKEIKQVGCPVGTSFTVSSLFYNTPARYKFLKKDSTEFGYISEIVNRIALAKPGISMKLIGNSSVVLHSPGNNDLLSVIFSIYGKEVSRNLLPIDYEDSILKIKGYVGKPEISRSTREYQSVFINGRYIKSKLISAAIEEAYKTFVMKNKHPFTVLNININPMLVDVNVHPTKMEIRFSKEQEVFRSVYHAINNALLSTPLIRNAYFTEKSGNLFKITDQEIKKPDFVQQNIETASILKNKNELTDKNELTNQNRDKGAAKAVKEEKSNYNYIDINSTPPNIGTEESKNIEVFQGSDLSTQNEIVKKESLHNNNLNSNNLFSKKLCEQSGDNNKKEIESPESKQTNKEYNLIVSDKTDSIDKCKSDDKEDGRAKEEKLEVFKNATIIGQVFSTYILIQKDNNLLLIDQHAAHERIMYEYYREKFSKKEPFSQILLTPEVVEIPYNEIKFIEGKKEIFNNLGFNFENFGNNSIIIRSVPFINDINSVKELFLEIVDKIKKSNVDNIDIMADEAIYTIACKAAVKANKKLDEKEIISVMDKLGETRNPYTCPHGRPVIVKLTKHELEKMFKRVL from the coding sequence ATGGGAAAGATTGTACTACTTGATGAAAATACTTCCAATAAAATCGCTGCGGGTGAAGTGGTTGAAAGACCTGCTTCTGTAATTAAGGAGCTTGTGGAAAATTCAATAGACGCAGGGGCAGATAATATAGTCGTAGAGGCAAAGAACGGCGGAATAAGCCTTATGAGAGTCACCGACAATGGCTCGGGTATAGAAGACGATGACGTTGAAATAGCCTTTGAAAGGCATGCCACGAGTAAAATACGAAGCTCAAATGATCTGGAATCCATAGGTACATTAGGATTTAGAGGGGAAGCTTTAGCCAGCATTGCATCTGTGTCCGTTGTGGAGCTTACAACCAGGACCAGGGCTAACCAGTATGGTATTTATGTAAGGGTTGAGGGGGGCACAGTAAAGGAAATAAAACAGGTGGGGTGTCCTGTTGGAACTAGTTTTACAGTAAGCAGTTTATTCTATAATACCCCAGCCAGATACAAATTTCTTAAAAAAGACAGCACCGAGTTCGGATACATTTCTGAAATTGTAAATAGAATAGCTCTCGCAAAGCCGGGCATTTCTATGAAGCTTATTGGGAACAGCTCGGTTGTGCTACATTCCCCAGGCAATAATGATCTTTTAAGTGTCATATTCAGCATATATGGTAAAGAAGTAAGCAGAAATCTTTTACCTATTGATTATGAAGACTCCATTCTTAAAATCAAAGGTTATGTTGGTAAGCCTGAGATATCCCGATCTACAAGGGAGTACCAATCGGTTTTTATTAACGGACGGTACATAAAAAGCAAGCTTATCTCTGCAGCCATTGAGGAAGCGTATAAGACTTTTGTAATGAAGAACAAGCATCCTTTTACCGTTTTAAATATCAATATAAATCCAATGTTGGTTGATGTCAATGTTCATCCTACAAAAATGGAAATAAGGTTTTCAAAGGAGCAGGAGGTATTTAGGAGTGTTTATCATGCTATAAATAATGCACTTTTAAGTACTCCCCTTATTAGAAACGCCTATTTTACAGAAAAAAGCGGAAATCTGTTTAAAATTACGGATCAGGAGATAAAAAAGCCGGATTTTGTTCAGCAAAATATTGAGACAGCAAGTATTCTAAAAAATAAAAATGAGTTAACGGATAAAAATGAGTTAACAAACCAGAATAGGGATAAAGGTGCGGCTAAAGCAGTCAAGGAAGAAAAATCTAATTATAATTATATAGATATAAACAGTACGCCGCCAAATATTGGCACAGAAGAAAGTAAAAATATAGAGGTGTTTCAAGGATCTGATTTAAGTACACAAAATGAAATAGTAAAAAAGGAAAGTTTACATAATAATAATTTAAATAGCAATAATTTATTTAGTAAAAAGTTATGTGAACAAAGTGGCGATAACAATAAGAAAGAAATTGAAAGTCCAGAAAGTAAGCAAACAAACAAAGAATACAACTTGATTGTATCTGATAAAACTGATTCAATAGATAAATGTAAGAGTGATGATAAAGAGGATGGGAGGGCCAAAGAAGAGAAACTTGAGGTGTTTAAAAATGCCACAATAATTGGGCAGGTTTTTTCCACCTATATTCTTATACAAAAAGATAATAACCTCCTTCTTATTGATCAACACGCGGCACATGAAAGAATTATGTATGAGTACTATAGGGAAAAGTTCAGTAAAAAGGAGCCTTTTTCACAAATCCTCTTAACACCTGAGGTTGTAGAGATACCGTATAACGAAATAAAGTTTATTGAAGGTAAGAAGGAAATTTTTAATAATTTAGGTTTTAATTTTGAGAATTTTGGAAATAATTCAATTATCATAAGATCAGTTCCTTTTATAAATGATATAAATTCTGTTAAGGAGCTGTTTTTAGAGATTGTTGACAAGATAAAGAAGTCAAATGTTGACAATATTGATATTATGGCGGATGAAGCCATCTACACAATTGCCTGCAAGGCAGCTGTAAAAGCTAATAAAAAGCTTGATGAAAAAGAAATAATCAGTGTCATGGATAAGCTTGGAGAAACAAGGAATCCATATACATGTCCTCATGGAAGGCCTGTTATTGTAAAGCTTACAAAGCATGAGCTGGAAAAAATGTTTAAAAGGGTTTTGTAG
- the miaA gene encoding tRNA (adenosine(37)-N6)-dimethylallyltransferase MiaA, whose protein sequence is MGKVIVIVGPTASGKTALSIKLAKELEGEIISADSMQIYRYMDIGTAKPDEEEMSGIKHYLIDEVNPDEEFSVARYKELATKYIDEILNKGKQPIVVGGTGLYINSLLYNIDFSETVCDWELRERLKKEAEELGNDYLHDKLKSVDPLAAGRIHKNDTKRVIRALEVYEYSKKTISEHQEVSRKNPSRYEFYTYGLKMGRERLYDRINKRVDLMFERGLIEEVKDLIRMGYDRNTIAMQALGYKELLLYLKDEITLEDAKEIIKMGSRRYAKRQITWFKKTEGIKWIDLDSEQDINKIAKNIENDIATNGNFL, encoded by the coding sequence ATGGGTAAGGTTATTGTAATAGTAGGTCCCACAGCATCAGGTAAAACAGCATTGTCTATTAAATTGGCAAAGGAACTGGAAGGGGAGATAATCTCTGCGGATTCAATGCAAATTTACAGGTATATGGATATCGGAACAGCTAAGCCTGATGAGGAAGAGATGTCAGGAATCAAGCACTATCTTATTGATGAAGTAAATCCTGATGAAGAGTTTAGTGTGGCAAGATATAAAGAGCTGGCGACCAAATATATCGATGAAATATTAAATAAAGGAAAACAGCCTATAGTTGTAGGGGGGACTGGGCTTTATATCAATTCCCTTCTTTATAATATAGATTTTTCAGAGACTGTATGCGACTGGGAGCTTAGGGAAAGACTTAAGAAGGAAGCTGAGGAACTGGGAAATGATTATCTTCATGACAAACTCAAATCTGTTGACCCATTAGCCGCTGGAAGAATTCATAAGAATGACACAAAGCGGGTCATTAGGGCATTAGAGGTATATGAGTATTCTAAAAAGACAATATCTGAGCATCAGGAGGTGTCCAGGAAAAACCCTTCCAGGTATGAGTTTTATACCTATGGCCTTAAAATGGGCAGGGAAAGGTTGTATGATAGAATAAACAAAAGAGTAGATTTAATGTTTGAAAGGGGATTGATTGAAGAAGTAAAAGACCTTATAAGGATGGGCTATGATAGAAATACCATTGCAATGCAAGCTTTAGGATATAAAGAACTGCTTTTATACCTTAAGGATGAAATTACTTTAGAGGATGCAAAGGAAATAATAAAGATGGGATCAAGAAGGTATGCCAAGCGTCAAATAACGTGGTTTAAAAAGACCGAAGGTATTAAATGGATTGATTTGGATTCGGAGCAGGACATAAATAAAATTGCAAAAAATATTGAAAATGATATTGCAACAAATGGTAATTTCCTATAG